A part of Carassius carassius chromosome 4, fCarCar2.1, whole genome shotgun sequence genomic DNA contains:
- the LOC132139578 gene encoding protein phosphatase 1 regulatory subunit 14A-like: MAEEIHTGHSPDLDNAPEHGINLNKRQSRVTVKYNRKQLQKRLDVERWIDEGLDKLYEGKDMPEEVNIDDLLDLPSDEERTHKLQFLLQTCTSSTEAFITELLQKLHGLHKQEELQNKGIEHPCLHTYPHHHGNIHHHRGNHQHPTHQTL, translated from the exons ATGGCTGAAGAGATACATACCGGTCATTCCCCTGATTTAGACAACGCTCCAGAGCACGGGATCAACTTAAATAAGCGGCAATCACGCGTTACGGTAAAATACAACCGCAAACAGCTTCAGAAAAGGTTGGACGTGGAGCGATGGATCGACGAAGGGTTAGACAAACTGTACGAGGGCAAG GACATGCCAGAGGAAGTAAATATTGATGATTTGTTGGATCTTCCAAGTGATGAAGAGCGAACACACAAACTACAG TTTCTTCTGCAAACCTGCACTAGCAGCACTGAG gcttTTATTACCGAGCTGTTGCAGAAGCTGCATGGTCTCCATAAACAGGAGGAGTTGCAGAATAAGGGAATTGAGCATCCCTGTCTCCACACTTACCCACATCACCATGGCAACATCCATCATCACCGAGGAAACCATCAACATCCGACACATCAGACACTGTGA
- the LOC132139577 gene encoding delta-like protein B — MAHLSVYCLLSVSLLQLVASSGVFELKVLSFSTTRRFCRRTRDCNIFFRICLKHSEDVISAEPPCTFGTGQTNVLRADQSSVANSAAIRVPFHFKWPGTFSLIIETWNAESPKEHHDYTENQNNLISRLATRRRLAIGEDWSQDVHFGDQSELRYSYHVFCDEFYFGEACSDYCRPRDDTLGHYTCDENGNRECQEGWQGDYCSDPICSLDCSERHGYCESPGECKCRLGWQGPSCSECVHYPGCLHGTCLQPWQCVCKEGWGGLFCNQDLNYCTNHKPCANDATCTNTGQGSYTCTCRPGYGGTNCELEINECDCNPCKNGGSCNDLENDYSCTCPQGFYGKNCEIIAMTCADDPCFNGGTCEEKITGGYVCRCPPAFTGSNCEKRLDRCSHKPCANGGECVDLGASALCRCRPGFTGSRCETNIDDCARYPCQNAGTCQDGINDYTCTCTLGFTGKNCSLRADACLTNTCLHGGTCYTHFSGPVCQCVPGFMGPNCEFPVQGSMELMAPRVGQTSPSAMAVSCVLGVLALFLGVCVGLVVIRRRRHRLRRQQLCESVFNDLETVNNLDRQHYPYDRDFSQVKPCNTEGRISLAASHTLPAGQDFLWSAGGRLR; from the exons ATGGCGCATCTGTCTGTGTACTGCCTGCTGTCTGTGTCGCTTTTGCAGTTG GTGGCTTCGTCGGGTGTATTTGAATTGAAAGTTCTCTCGTTCAGCACGACACGCCGCTTCTGCAGGAGGACGCGAGACTGCAACATCTTTTTCAGGATTTGTCTTAAACATTCGGAAGACGTCATCTCCGCTGAACCTCCCTGCACCTTCGGAACCGGTCAGACAAATGTCCTGCGAGCGGACCAGAGCTCTGTAGCCAACAGCGCGGCCATCCGGGTGCCTTTCCACTTCAAGTGGCCG GGGACATTTTCTCTTATTATTGAGACATGGAATGCAGAGTCCCCCAAAGAGCATCATGACTACACAG AGAATCAGAACAACCTGATCAGTCGTTTAGCAACACGAAGGCGATTGGCGATTGGAGAAGACTGGTCTCAGGATGTTCATTTTGGCGATCAGAGCGAGCTCCGTTACTCTTATCATGTTTTCTGTGATGAATTTTACTTCGGCGAGGCATGTTCGGATTACTGCCGTCCCCGTGACGACACACTGGGACACTACACCTGCGATGAGAACGGGAACAGAGAATGCCAGGAGGGATGGCAGGGAGACTATTGCTCTGACC CCATCTGCTCTTTAGACTGCAGTGAGCGGCATGGTTACTGCGAGTCACCTGGTGAGTGTAAGTGTCGTCTGGGATGGCAGGGGCCATCCTGCAGCGAATGTGTGCATTACCCGGGATGCTTGCATGGGACCTGCTTGCAGCCATGGCAGTGTGTGTGTAAGGAGGGCTGGGGAGGCCTCTTCTGTAACCAGGACCTCAACTACTGCACCAACCACAAACCCTGTGCTAATGACGCCACCTGCACCAACACCGGGCAGGGTAGCTACACTTGCACCTGCCGACCAGGATATGGGGGCACAAACTGTGAGCTGGAGATTAACGAGTGTGACTGCAACCCCTGCAAGAATGGTGGCAGTTGCAAC GATTTGGAGAACGATTACTCCTGTACATGTCCTCAGGGATTCTATGGGAAGAACTGTGAGATCATTGCAATGACTTGTGCGGACGACCCCTGCTTTAATGGAGGGACATGTGAGGAAAAAATCACTGGTGGTTATGTCTGCCGCTGCCCCCCAGCCTTTACTGGATCCAACTGTGAGAAGAGACTGGACCGCTGCAGCCACAAACCTTGTGCCAATG GCGGTGAGTGTGTGGATCTGGGCGCTAGTGCTCTGTGCCGCTGTCGCCCTGGTTTCACTGGTTCTCGCTGTGAGACGAACATCGACGACTGTGCCCGCTATCCATGTCAAAATGCCGGAACCTGCCAAGACGGCATTAATGACTACACCTGCACCTGTACACTTGGTTTCACCGGTAAAAACTGCAGCCTACGAGCAGACGCTTGTCTCACAAACACATGCCTCCACGGAGGAACGTGCTACACACACTTCTCTGGGCCAGTGTGTCAGTGTGTACCTGGGTTCATGGGTCCAAACTGTGAGTTTCCTGTTCAGGGAAGTATGGAGCTGATGGCCCCACGGGTTGGTCAGACCTCACCTTCAGCAATGGCGGTGTCATGTGTGTTAGGTGTGCTGGCCTTGTTTTTGGGAGTGTGTGTGGGACTGGTGGTGATCAGGAGGAGAAGGCATAGACTGCGCAGACAGCAGCTGTGTGAGTCTGTGTTTAATGATTTGGAGACGGTGAATAATTTAGACAGGCAACACTATCCCTATGACAGAGACTTCAGTCAGGTGAAGCCCTGCAACACTGAAGGTAGAATCTCTTTGGCAGCTTCTCACACGCTGCCTGCTGGACAGGACTTCCTGTGGAGTGCTGGAGGACGACTTAGATAA
- the LOC132139579 gene encoding nuclear apoptosis-inducing factor 1-like, which yields MSVSSLYLNQDTMVRFKRRKARFSFSEVHILLDEVRKNRHIVVGKFNAGVPSDVKRRKWAEITARINEIGECDREIMEVIKKWSDLKCDTKRKVAALRTGASVTLRLARSNIELSPMEVIVESILELDKRPWEATQQSRSRSHGDDQEAVCEDEEEEDGGFVGMGSVNSSPSRGLDVGGMPATTSGSGVASEVRYDNSKTGDLESHSDEDNRDLFPTSSMASVTNSYSEEDGIATRGSSGHVSSTATASTKRPSSFSGVEPDSSREQLVHNASVSVQEQHTTNTILATVSRSLELLAESVQQLAETQQEFARESLQLQRDTVQVLRDFASGALTILHEKVNGKPAL from the exons ATGTCTGTGTCTTCGCTCTACCTCAACCAAGACACCATGGTGCGCTTCAAGAGGAGAAAGGCACGTTTCTCCTTCAGTGAAGTGCACATCCTGCTGGACGAAGTGCGGAAGAACCGCCACATTGTTGTGG GTAAGTTTAACGCCGGCGTTCCCTCTGACGTGAAGCGCAGGAAATGGGCTGAGATCACGGCACGTATTAATGAGATTGGAGAGTGTGATAGAGAGATCATGGAGGTGATTAAGAAATGGTCAGATCTTAAGTGCGACACGAAACGTAAAGTGGCTGCCCTGCGGACCGGTGCTTCGGTGACCCTGAGATTGGCACGATCCAATATTGAATTGTCCCCGATGGAAGTCATTGTGGAATCCATTCTTGAACTGGACAAGAGACCATGGGAAGCTACACAGCAGTCCAGATCTCGCAGTCATGGTGACGATCAAGAGGCTGTGtgtgaggatgaggaagaggaagatggaGGGTTTGTGGGGATGGGGTCGGTCAACAGTTCCCCAAGCAGAGGATTGGATGTGGGAGGAATGCCTGCTACTACAAGTGGATCTGGGGTTGCAAGTGAGGTGCGGTATGACAACTCCAAAACTGGAG ATCTTGAATCCCACTCAGATGAGGACAACCGTGACCTCTTCCCAACATCCTCTATGGCATCTGTCACTAACTCGTACTCTGAGGAGGATGGAATTGCAACTAGAGGCAGTAGTGGACATGTTTCCTCCACAGCCACCGCTTCTACTAAAAGACCCTCGTCTTTCTCAGGGGTGGAGCCAGACAGTTCACGTGAGCAGTTAGTGCACAATGCAAGCGTCAGCGTACAGGAGCAGCACACCACCAACACTATTCTTGCCACGGTCTCCCGTTCACTTGAGCTCCTTGCGGAGTCAGTTCAGCAGCTAGCAGAGACTCAACAGGAGTTTGCACGAGAATCACTGCAGCTACAGAGGGACACTGTGCAAGTGTTGCGAGATTTTGCCTCCGGTGCGCTAACGATACTGCATGAAAAGGTCAACGGCAAACCTGCATTGTGA
- the LOC132139581 gene encoding calpain small subunit 1-like, with product MFLAKKLIGGIIDVVSNIDPGQFVPSDPPPPRRPLAYAEANESEEEKQFRRVFQQLAGDDMEVSPNELMNILNKIVSKHSDLKTDGFSIESCRSMVAVMDSDSTGKLGFHEFKHLWNNIKKWQGVYKGYDSDHSGTIGADELPAAFRAAGFPLNDQLFQMIIRRYSDETGNMDFDNYVGCLVRLDAMCRAFKTLDRDDDGTVKVNVQEWLQLTMYS from the exons ATGTTTCTAGCAAAGAAACTTATTGGAGGCATTATTGATGTGGTCAG CAATATCGACCCCGGCCAGTTTGTGCCTTCAGATCCT CCCCCACCCCGCAGACCGCTGGCTTATGCTGAGGCCAATGAGTCTGAGGAAGAGAAGCAATTCCGCAGAGTGTTCCAGCAGCTCGCTGGCGAT GACATGGAAGTAAGCCCCAATGAACTGATGAATATCCTCAACAAAATAGTTTCCAAAC ATAGTGATCTGAAGACAGATGGCTTTTCCATCGAGTCATGTAGAAGTATGGTGGCTGTCATGGAT AGTGACAGCACAGGTAAACTGGGCTTTCATGAGTTTAAACATCTCTGGAACAACATCAAGAAATGGCAG GGAGTTTATAAGGGTTATGACAGCGATCACTCAGGAACTATTGGAGCAGATGAGCTTCCAGCTGCCTTCAGAGCTGCAG GTTTCCCTTTGAATGATCAGCTCTTTCAGATGATTATTCGTCGGTATAGCGATGAGACTGGAAACATGGACTTTGACAATTACGTTGGCTGCCTTGTGAGACTTGATGCCATGTGCC GTGCCTTCAAGACCCTAGACAGAGACGATGATGGCACAGTCAAGGTCAATGTTCAGGAG TGGCTGCAGCTGACAATGTACTCTTGA